Part of the Oscillibacter hominis genome is shown below.
ATTTTGCCGCCGCCGAATACCCCTCCCGGTCGGCGATCTCCACAAAGTAGATAATCTGCTTAATATCCACGCCCTTGCTCCTCATCCCCCTGCCCACATAGTTCTCCGTTCCCATGGCAGGGGCGGTCTTTGGCTGTTCGTTTATACTCTGGGTTGTCGTGTGCATATCTTCCATTCTACCTTTTCAATATAGTCTATCATAATCCCTTTGGAAAAAATATGCAAGCCGGAAAGCCCCATATCCTTTCCAAAAGGCCAGCAAAAAAAGGCAGAAACCATTGCTTCTGCCTTTTTTGCTGTATAGAGAGGGAGTATTAGTCTGCCATCAGGTCCGCGTCAAAGGGCAGGTCCTTGCTCAGCAGCTCGTAGCCGTCCTCGGTGACCAGGATGTTCTGCTCCATATGGGTGCCGCCCACCTCCGGACGGTCGAACATGGTGACCCGGGGCTCCACGGCCATGACCATGCCCGGACGCAGCACGTAATCCACGCCCTTGTTGATAGAGGGGGAGCCGTGGAGGCCGTAGCCCAGCTGGTGGCCGGTGGCGAACTTGTGCTCATACTTCTCAAAGCCCATCTCCCGGATGACCCGGCGGGCTGCTGCGTCCACATCGCCGCAGGTGTTGCCGGGCTTGACGGTGTTCAGCGCCTCCTGGAGGGCCAGGTAGTTGACCTTGTACATCTGCTTCTGGAGATCGGTGGGCTTGCCGGTGCACATGGAGCGGCCCACGTCGCCGGTATAGCCCCGGTACACGGAGCCCAGGTCGATGATGACCATCTCGTTTTCCTGGATAACCCGCTCCGTGGAAATGCGCTCAAAGATGGCGGAGTTGACGCCGGAGGCGATGTTGGTGACAAAGGGCGTCATCTCGCTGCCTAACTCACGCATCTTGTACTCGGCATA
Proteins encoded:
- a CDS encoding M24 family metallopeptidase, translating into MELWKEDPSYYGGDVLHQAKKEKIQKAMEENGLDAILLLKAETVRYATDFYVKGYRPFYEPEYLAVIPKGRDTVVGHTSGSDNYRIQIRSDIKDHRKLPGFSKWGEEVIKIFRDYGITSGRVGVELLPFEMYLQLKAEFPAMEFVDISKMWVDLTVVKHPEEIKHLRRAVEIAVVGCNAALEFCKPGKTEYEVAAYAEYKMRELGSEMTPFVTNIASGVNSAIFERISTERVIQENEMVIIDLGSVYRGYTGDVGRSMCTGKPTDLQKQMYKVNYLALQEALNTVKPGNTCGDVDAAARRVIREMGFEKYEHKFATGHQLGYGLHGSPSINKGVDYVLRPGMVMAVEPRVTMFDRPEVGGTHMEQNILVTEDGYELLSKDLPFDADLMAD